A stretch of bacterium DNA encodes these proteins:
- a CDS encoding insulinase family protein: MFRWFILALSVLFITANSTAQQLPKIDYEKYTLSNGLQVILCVNKKIPAVNVNLWYHVGSKNEKPGKTGFAHLFEHMMFQGSKHVVGEYLQLAEQAGANLRTGGVNGTTNNDRTNYFETVPSTSLEYALWLESDRMGFLDDALTEEKFTNQQDVVKNEKRQGDNSPYSAVKYLVADNLYPAGHPYAHTVIGSIEDLTNATLDDVKDFFNTWYVPNNCTLTLVGDFDPAHAKELVHKYFGPLAPGKPLSRPGVNIPTLNRNKQVMAKDRVPMAMLQLVYPTPPMFSKEEAPLDFAASILGHGKTSYLNRRLVRDLQLANSVRISNSCREISGEFTITVVARPGADLEKIKTIVDEEMASFLAKGPTEEEMQRIRSEMAMGFLRGLERIGGFGGIADRLNSYNTFLGEPDYFQKDFDRYQNVKAEDVVSTFRKWIADAHRLEIYITPETSGRPDAEEFDRTVIPSTDGQLSFKAPETQRSTLDNGLEIVVTPRPDLPVVSTSLMIKTQDVLETAEKAGRSSLTAAIMDEGTTSRDALQLQRDLDQYGSSLRVNGSKFSAGVTLSSLAKNLKPSFAIMADVVLHPAMDEEEFARLQKRSLDGLKRRMSDPGSIANNIAMRMLFGENHPLGRNSSGTESSINALTTSDLRETWEQFWRPNNAVLMFVGDITMDEARDLASEYLGAWEKGAIPDVTMPPATAPAEQTVYLVDKQGAPQSQVRICSVAPERQTPDYYALNLANGLLGGAFSSRLNLNIREDKGYAYGAFCHMVNAKDYGYWSAMAGVQTKFTPEALVEFRKEIEGISGSIPVTQTELEGMQKNLSRGYVQNFESNDMVLGQITHVLAMGLPIDDLDRYIPAIEKQTPSTVTSAAKKYFNFPHAITVVVGDLAEIEQGIRALNWGNVVVVDAEGNVLR; the protein is encoded by the coding sequence ATGTTCCGTTGGTTTATCCTCGCGCTTTCCGTTCTGTTCATTACAGCGAACAGCACGGCACAGCAACTGCCTAAAATCGATTATGAGAAATACACGCTGTCGAATGGTCTGCAGGTCATCCTCTGCGTGAACAAGAAAATTCCTGCAGTGAATGTGAATCTCTGGTATCATGTTGGCTCGAAGAACGAGAAGCCTGGAAAGACCGGATTCGCCCATCTTTTCGAGCACATGATGTTCCAGGGATCCAAGCACGTCGTGGGTGAGTATCTTCAGCTTGCCGAACAGGCTGGCGCGAATCTCCGCACCGGGGGAGTGAACGGGACAACAAACAATGACAGGACGAACTACTTTGAGACGGTGCCCAGCACTTCGCTCGAGTATGCGTTGTGGCTGGAGTCTGATCGCATGGGCTTCCTTGATGACGCACTCACCGAAGAGAAGTTCACCAATCAGCAGGACGTGGTGAAAAATGAAAAGCGGCAGGGTGATAATTCGCCGTACAGTGCGGTGAAGTATCTCGTTGCGGATAATCTGTATCCCGCCGGACACCCTTACGCACACACGGTCATCGGCTCCATTGAGGATCTCACAAATGCGACGCTCGATGACGTCAAGGATTTCTTCAATACCTGGTATGTGCCGAATAACTGCACGCTCACACTCGTCGGCGATTTCGATCCTGCGCATGCAAAGGAACTGGTACACAAGTACTTCGGTCCGCTTGCGCCGGGCAAGCCGCTGTCGCGTCCGGGAGTGAATATCCCGACCCTCAATCGCAATAAGCAGGTGATGGCGAAAGACCGCGTTCCCATGGCCATGCTGCAGCTCGTCTATCCCACGCCACCGATGTTCTCGAAGGAAGAGGCGCCGCTGGATTTTGCCGCATCCATCCTCGGACACGGGAAGACCTCGTATCTCAATCGCAGGCTGGTGCGCGATCTGCAGCTTGCCAACAGCGTGCGCATTTCAAACAGCTGCCGGGAAATAAGCGGCGAATTTACGATCACAGTCGTCGCGCGTCCGGGAGCGGATCTGGAAAAGATCAAAACAATCGTTGATGAAGAGATGGCGTCCTTCCTCGCCAAGGGTCCCACCGAAGAGGAAATGCAGCGTATTCGTTCGGAAATGGCGATGGGCTTTTTGCGTGGACTCGAGCGTATCGGAGGTTTCGGAGGTATTGCGGACCGTCTCAATTCGTATAACACTTTTCTCGGGGAGCCGGATTATTTCCAGAAGGATTTCGATCGCTATCAGAACGTGAAGGCCGAGGATGTCGTGTCCACGTTCCGCAAGTGGATCGCGGATGCGCACAGGCTTGAGATATATATCACGCCGGAAACTTCCGGTCGTCCCGATGCTGAAGAATTCGATCGCACGGTCATTCCTTCCACCGATGGACAATTGAGTTTCAAGGCACCCGAAACGCAGCGCAGTACGCTGGATAACGGACTCGAAATCGTTGTCACCCCGCGGCCGGACCTGCCTGTGGTTTCCACCAGTCTGATGATCAAGACGCAGGATGTGCTGGAGACGGCGGAAAAGGCGGGACGCAGCTCGCTGACCGCAGCAATCATGGATGAAGGCACGACCTCACGCGATGCACTGCAACTGCAGCGCGATCTCGATCAGTATGGATCGAGTCTTCGCGTCAATGGAAGCAAATTCAGTGCCGGCGTCACCCTCAGCAGTCTCGCGAAGAATCTCAAACCTTCATTTGCCATCATGGCCGATGTCGTTCTGCATCCGGCGATGGATGAGGAAGAATTCGCCCGTCTGCAGAAGCGATCGCTTGATGGACTCAAGCGCAGGATGAGTGACCCGGGCAGCATCGCGAACAACATTGCCATGCGCATGCTGTTCGGGGAGAACCATCCCCTCGGACGCAATTCCAGCGGTACGGAATCTTCGATCAACGCGTTGACCACCTCCGATCTTCGCGAAACCTGGGAGCAATTCTGGAGACCCAACAACGCGGTACTGATGTTTGTCGGTGATATTACCATGGACGAAGCGCGCGACCTCGCATCGGAATACCTGGGTGCGTGGGAGAAGGGCGCCATTCCCGACGTCACCATGCCTCCCGCAACAGCACCAGCCGAACAGACGGTGTACCTGGTAGACAAGCAGGGCGCACCTCAATCGCAGGTACGCATCTGTTCTGTCGCTCCCGAGCGCCAGACTCCGGACTACTACGCGCTGAATCTGGCTAACGGACTGCTGGGCGGCGCATTTTCGTCGCGCCTCAATCTCAATATCCGCGAAGACAAGGGCTACGCGTACGGTGCATTCTGTCACATGGTCAATGCGAAGGACTATGGCTACTGGTCCGCCATGGCAGGTGTGCAGACGAAATTCACTCCTGAAGCACTGGTTGAATTCCGCAAGGAAATCGAAGGTATCAGCGGAAGCATTCCTGTCACGCAGACGGAACTTGAGGGAATGCAGAAAAACCTCTCCCGTGGCTATGTGCAGAATTTCGAGAGCAACGACATGGTGCTCGGACAGATTACGCATGTGCTGGCCATGGGGCTTCCAATCGACGATCTCGACAGATACATCCCCGCCATTGAAAAACAGACACCGTCAACCGTCACCAGCGCTGCGAAGAAATACTTTAATTTCCCGCACGCCATCACCGTCGTCGTCGGTGATCTCGCTGAAATCGAGCAGGGCATACGAGCCCTCAACTGGGGCAATGTCGTTGTCGTAGATGCCGAAGGGAATGTGCTCCGCTGA
- a CDS encoding ABC transporter permease, which translates to MQRIYYLIQKEFRQIFRDRPMMAALFVIPFIQLVLLGNAITTDVTNLDIAVCDFDRTPMSREFLRHFGDTEYFNVVAIEDDYASLKHLLDEGKVKFALVIPEHFQRDLVGGERPAIQLLIDGIDGNSAGVAIGYLSAIAEQHQVDLIRMEPSMGRALRTATVVSAEPRFWYNPEMESKVYIVPGIVALILLIITVFLTSMGIVREKEIGTLEQLLVTPIRSYQLILGKIIPFSILGFIEMSVAIGFVYLIFGIGVEGSLWLLFFESAIFILTTLGVGIFISTISETQQQALFVGWFFMIFAILLSGFFIPIANMPDVIQYFTYLNPLRYFMVILREIYLKGTPIQYLLPETAAMIGFGVTVFSAAVIRYRRVLK; encoded by the coding sequence ATGCAGCGCATCTACTATCTCATACAGAAAGAATTCCGTCAGATCTTCCGCGATCGTCCGATGATGGCCGCGCTGTTTGTAATACCCTTCATACAGCTCGTGCTTCTCGGGAATGCCATCACCACGGATGTCACGAACCTCGATATCGCCGTCTGCGATTTCGACCGCACACCCATGAGCCGGGAATTCCTGCGCCATTTCGGCGACACGGAATACTTCAATGTCGTCGCCATCGAGGACGACTACGCATCCCTCAAGCATTTGCTTGATGAAGGAAAGGTCAAGTTCGCCCTGGTGATTCCCGAACACTTTCAACGTGATCTCGTCGGGGGTGAGCGTCCCGCAATTCAGTTGCTGATCGACGGCATTGACGGCAACAGCGCCGGTGTCGCCATCGGCTACCTCTCCGCCATCGCCGAGCAGCATCAGGTCGATCTCATCCGTATGGAGCCGTCGATGGGACGTGCCCTCCGCACGGCCACCGTGGTCAGCGCAGAGCCCCGCTTCTGGTACAATCCGGAAATGGAAAGCAAGGTGTACATCGTGCCCGGCATCGTCGCCCTCATCCTTCTGATCATCACCGTCTTCCTGACGAGCATGGGCATCGTGCGAGAAAAGGAAATCGGCACACTTGAGCAGCTTCTCGTGACCCCCATTCGCTCGTACCAACTGATACTCGGAAAGATCATTCCTTTCAGCATCCTGGGCTTCATCGAAATGTCCGTCGCCATCGGCTTCGTCTACCTGATTTTCGGCATCGGCGTTGAAGGCAGCCTGTGGCTGCTGTTCTTTGAGTCGGCCATCTTCATCCTCACCACTCTCGGTGTCGGCATTTTCATTTCCACCATCTCGGAAACTCAGCAGCAGGCCCTGTTCGTCGGCTGGTTCTTCATGATCTTCGCCATCCTGTTGTCGGGCTTTTTCATCCCCATCGCCAACATGCCTGATGTCATCCAGTATTTCACCTACCTCAATCCCCTTCGATATTTCATGGTGATCTTGCGGGAAATCTACCTCAAGGGCACACCGATTCAGTATCTGCTCCCTGAAACAGCAGCCATGATCGGCTTCGGTGTCACCGTCTTCAGCGCCGCCGTCATCCGCTACCGCCGCGTACTTAAGTAA
- a CDS encoding ABC transporter permease yields the protein MRRRLLAIIRKEFIHIFRDWRTLLIILLMPILMIVLYGYAITLDMRNISFGVIDDARTPESRMLIEAFSENGFFKPYTQEVKRDNIEHLFMRRDVHTVIIIPKDFSKQLANNHRSTIQLIIDASDSNVGTFVSNYAAQVLRLYNQRMNRELPLLFELSPRIFYNPDLDSTNFFVPGLVALILMLISALLTSIAITREKETGTMEQILVSPVNAREIVLGKVFPYILLGLFNAGVILVSAWVLFAVPVRGSLLLLGLMSLIYVFVALSFGLMISTAAKTQLIAMFGTLMATILPTIMLSGFIFPIASMPQALQYLANILPATYFLIIIRAIMLKGVGLSALWPQALILAGIGTFLLLVATRRFSMRLE from the coding sequence ATGCGCAGACGCCTGCTCGCAATCATCCGCAAGGAATTCATACATATCTTCCGTGACTGGAGAACGCTGCTGATTATCCTGCTCATGCCGATTCTGATGATTGTGCTGTACGGCTACGCCATCACACTCGATATGCGGAATATCAGCTTTGGCGTCATCGACGATGCGCGCACACCCGAGAGTCGCATGCTCATCGAGGCGTTCAGCGAGAACGGATTCTTCAAGCCCTATACGCAGGAAGTGAAGCGCGACAACATCGAGCATCTCTTCATGCGACGCGACGTCCATACCGTCATCATCATTCCGAAAGACTTCTCAAAGCAGCTCGCAAACAATCACCGCAGCACCATCCAGCTGATCATCGATGCGAGCGACAGCAATGTCGGGACCTTCGTCAGTAATTATGCCGCACAGGTACTGCGTCTCTACAACCAGCGGATGAATCGTGAACTGCCGCTGCTGTTTGAACTCTCACCGCGCATTTTCTACAATCCCGATCTCGACAGCACCAACTTTTTCGTGCCCGGACTCGTGGCACTTATTCTCATGCTCATATCCGCGCTCCTGACAAGCATCGCCATCACGCGGGAAAAGGAAACCGGAACCATGGAACAGATACTCGTCTCCCCCGTGAATGCGCGGGAGATCGTACTCGGCAAGGTTTTCCCCTATATTCTTCTCGGACTTTTCAATGCCGGAGTCATCCTCGTCAGTGCCTGGGTGCTGTTTGCCGTGCCCGTACGGGGCAGTCTGCTGCTGCTCGGACTCATGTCGCTTATCTATGTTTTCGTCGCGCTCAGCTTCGGCCTCATGATATCCACCGCGGCGAAGACACAGCTCATCGCCATGTTCGGAACGCTCATGGCCACGATTCTCCCGACCATCATGCTCAGCGGTTTCATATTCCCGATCGCCAGCATGCCGCAGGCGCTGCAGTACCTGGCAAACATCCTCCCTGCAACGTATTTCCTGATCATCATCCGCGCCATCATGCTCAAAGGCGTGGGACTATCGGCACTGTGGCCACAGGCACTTATCCTCGCAGGGATCGGCACGTTCCTTCTTCTCGTCGCGACGCGGCGTTTCAGTATGCGACTCGAATAA
- a CDS encoding ABC transporter ATP-binding protein encodes MSTDLAVSARGLTKRFGSFTAVDGISLDVQRGEIFGFLGANGAGKTTAIRMFCGLLPPSAGEATVGGFDVREQARSIKQSIGYMSQKFSLYDDLTVAENIEFYGGVYGLSREEIIMKTDRMLDELNLRGRENTITRALPLGWKQRLALSVSLLHDPSIIFLDEPTGGVDPISRRNFWRIIYDIAASGKTVFVTTHYMDEAEYCGRVSIMYKGRIIELGAPTELKRKYGRDSMQDLFVHLVTEDEPDEQGEPDEQGEPDEQGEPDAPINAGSSIRGGDA; translated from the coding sequence ATGTCGACTGATCTCGCCGTCTCCGCGCGCGGACTGACCAAACGCTTCGGTTCCTTCACCGCTGTCGATGGTATTTCACTCGACGTACAGAGAGGAGAAATATTCGGCTTCCTCGGAGCCAATGGCGCCGGTAAGACGACGGCTATTCGCATGTTCTGCGGGCTGCTCCCTCCGAGTGCCGGGGAGGCGACCGTGGGCGGATTCGACGTCCGAGAACAGGCCCGCAGCATCAAGCAGTCCATCGGCTACATGAGCCAGAAATTCTCGCTGTACGACGACCTCACGGTTGCAGAGAACATTGAATTCTACGGCGGCGTGTACGGTCTGTCACGTGAAGAAATCATCATGAAAACCGACCGCATGCTCGACGAACTGAATCTTCGCGGACGCGAAAACACCATCACCCGCGCACTCCCCCTCGGCTGGAAACAGCGCCTCGCCCTCAGCGTCTCGCTGCTTCACGACCCCTCCATCATCTTCCTCGACGAACCGACGGGCGGCGTCGACCCGATATCGCGCCGTAACTTCTGGCGCATCATATACGATATCGCCGCCAGCGGGAAAACCGTGTTCGTCACCACACATTACATGGATGAAGCGGAGTATTGCGGACGCGTTTCCATTATGTACAAAGGACGTATCATCGAACTTGGTGCGCCAACGGAGCTGAAACGCAAATACGGTCGCGACAGCATGCAGGACCTCTTCGTGCATCTCGTCACGGAGGACGAACCTGATGAACAAGGCGAACCGGATGAACAAGGCGAACCTGATGAACAAGGCGAACCGGATGCACCGATCAATGCCGGATCCAGTATCCGGGGAGGCGATGCCTGA
- a CDS encoding ABC transporter ATP-binding protein — translation MTPLLSVKDFSKSYGSVRAVQNLDFEVEKGELFGLIGPDGAGKTTTMRCIVTLLRPDSGRITVEGKDAVHESKAIRAITGYMPQRFSLYTDLSVGQNLRFFADLFAVPREEIPVRMERLYRFSRLEPFADRLAGRLSGGMKQKLALSCTLIHNPVLLVLDEPTTGVDPVSRKEFWDILQELRDQGVTILVSTPYMDEAMKCDRIVIMHDGRTLAQGTPDALINSMQYPIYALYDQRLVKDYEQLALAPGVRSVQTFGDSLHVTTEAEVTADDLTREIQSRFDVKSEAKRIDASLEDVFISLIEEGAEHVD, via the coding sequence ATGACACCGCTGTTGTCGGTGAAGGACTTCTCAAAATCCTATGGCTCCGTCCGCGCAGTGCAGAACCTCGACTTCGAGGTCGAAAAGGGAGAGCTGTTCGGACTGATTGGTCCCGACGGTGCCGGGAAAACCACCACCATGCGCTGCATCGTCACCCTGCTGCGTCCCGACAGCGGGCGTATTACGGTAGAGGGAAAAGATGCCGTGCACGAGAGCAAGGCCATCCGCGCGATTACCGGGTACATGCCGCAGCGCTTCTCGCTCTATACGGACCTCTCGGTCGGACAGAATCTGCGTTTCTTTGCCGACCTCTTTGCCGTACCGCGTGAGGAAATTCCGGTACGCATGGAGCGCCTCTACCGCTTCAGTCGGCTGGAGCCGTTCGCCGATCGTCTGGCAGGCAGGCTCAGCGGCGGAATGAAGCAGAAACTGGCACTGTCGTGCACGCTGATACACAACCCCGTGCTTCTCGTGCTCGACGAACCCACGACTGGCGTTGACCCCGTGTCACGAAAGGAATTCTGGGACATCCTCCAGGAACTGCGCGACCAGGGGGTGACCATACTCGTCAGTACCCCGTACATGGACGAAGCCATGAAATGCGACCGTATCGTCATCATGCATGATGGACGCACGCTCGCGCAGGGGACACCGGATGCGCTGATCAACTCCATGCAGTATCCCATTTATGCACTGTACGATCAGCGGCTTGTGAAGGATTACGAACAGCTCGCGCTTGCTCCGGGTGTGCGCTCCGTGCAAACCTTCGGCGACAGTCTGCATGTCACGACCGAGGCTGAGGTGACCGCTGACGACCTCACACGAGAGATCCAATCCCGCTTTGATGTGAAGTCCGAAGCGAAACGCATCGATGCTTCGCTTGAGGACGTCTTCATCTCGCTTATCGAGGAAGGAGCGGAACATGTCGACTGA
- a CDS encoding efflux RND transporter periplasmic adaptor subunit: MKARIIILTVTLLAFSACGNGNDDALQYTGIIDANTVRVSAETPGRIIALEADEGNTVKRGDLLARVETERLDYQLAQSGAQQMELAHQITAAKSRLNAARVQRDNLATRLERFRALLKQEAVTRQAVDDLSTQFEAAEAEIAAAEASLAALQSKTGQIDAGQDIVRKQLRDADIVSPLDGNVLVRYADRGELLGIGSPVFEIADLSELWTKIYIPEKRLPEVMLGQRVSVRIDGSDEVLYGTVSWISESAEFTPKSILTEETRTALVYPVKVTVPNDRQLLKIGMPVTVTMEKGKS; encoded by the coding sequence ATGAAAGCGCGCATTATCATACTCACCGTCACACTCCTCGCATTCTCCGCATGCGGCAACGGAAATGATGACGCCCTGCAATACACCGGCATCATCGACGCCAACACCGTTCGCGTGAGCGCAGAGACCCCGGGACGCATTATCGCCCTGGAAGCGGACGAAGGGAACACCGTCAAGCGTGGTGATCTTCTCGCCCGCGTGGAAACCGAGCGGCTCGATTACCAGCTCGCGCAGAGCGGTGCGCAGCAGATGGAACTGGCGCATCAGATAACTGCTGCGAAGTCCCGCCTGAATGCCGCACGCGTGCAACGTGACAATCTCGCAACACGTCTCGAGCGCTTCCGCGCCCTGCTCAAACAGGAAGCCGTAACCCGACAGGCCGTCGACGACCTGAGCACGCAGTTCGAAGCCGCCGAAGCGGAAATCGCCGCGGCAGAAGCTTCGCTGGCCGCACTGCAGAGCAAGACGGGCCAGATCGATGCGGGACAGGATATCGTCCGCAAGCAGTTGCGCGATGCCGATATCGTATCTCCTCTCGACGGCAACGTGCTTGTCCGCTACGCCGACCGCGGTGAACTGCTTGGCATCGGTTCCCCGGTCTTTGAAATCGCCGACCTTTCGGAACTGTGGACAAAAATCTACATACCGGAAAAGCGGCTGCCGGAGGTCATGCTCGGTCAGCGTGTCAGCGTGCGCATTGACGGGAGTGACGAGGTGCTGTACGGCACCGTCAGCTGGATTTCGGAAAGCGCGGAGTTCACGCCCAAATCCATCCTGACCGAAGAGACGCGTACCGCACTCGTTTACCCTGTCAAGGTCACTGTCCCCAACGACCGCCAGTTGCTGAAGATCGGCATGCCCGTCACTGTCACCATGGAGAAGGGTAAATCATGA
- a CDS encoding TolC family protein: MKWLFTPFLLILLGTSAVAQRELSLAEAQALALEHYQDVHLAELAVQRAEQGVDAVRARRLPRLDFEAGYTHVSETASIDFQIPGVLSRSISFGDGNVYETALTASVPLFSGFRLSAMQDAAETRSSIAREALQGTRTALRHRVALLYRRAQLARRSVHIYDEQLQWLGKQLETLKQLYAQGQVLAYDTLQLSTRRSALDLQRSSALVEERNTLLTLGELLVQSAGSFSISEEITYDEAPLQEYRAGKLGDMALEKRSDFRILSLQEKLYRDVVRSEEADYYPSLQAFASYRYGRPGVDQISNEWMDYYTAGVKLQWNLWSWGGDRAEVAQQQIALKETESKRSRLRGRILTGIDRIVNELDVLQATRSVLERQVEENATKQQLVRARFTQGLATATELVDAETATTTARLQREQNEIRYAMKLTELAVETGWN, translated from the coding sequence ATGAAATGGCTGTTCACTCCCTTCCTCCTCATCCTGCTTGGAACAAGTGCGGTTGCGCAGCGCGAACTTTCGCTCGCGGAGGCACAAGCACTTGCGCTCGAGCATTACCAGGATGTGCACCTGGCGGAACTCGCCGTGCAGCGTGCGGAGCAAGGTGTTGACGCGGTACGCGCCCGCAGGCTGCCCAGGCTCGATTTCGAAGCCGGGTACACGCATGTCAGCGAAACCGCAAGCATAGATTTTCAAATACCCGGCGTCCTTTCACGCAGCATTTCCTTCGGCGATGGCAACGTGTATGAGACTGCCCTCACCGCCAGCGTCCCGCTGTTTTCCGGTTTCCGGCTTTCCGCCATGCAGGACGCCGCGGAAACGCGCAGCAGTATCGCGCGGGAGGCACTGCAGGGTACGCGCACGGCACTGCGTCACCGCGTCGCCCTGCTCTATCGCCGCGCTCAACTCGCCCGGCGCAGCGTGCACATCTATGATGAACAGCTGCAGTGGCTGGGCAAACAGCTGGAAACGCTCAAGCAACTCTATGCCCAGGGACAGGTGCTGGCCTATGACACGCTGCAGCTTTCGACCCGCCGCAGTGCGCTCGACCTGCAGCGCAGTTCAGCGCTTGTCGAAGAACGCAACACCCTGCTCACACTCGGAGAACTGCTGGTGCAGTCCGCGGGGAGTTTTTCCATCAGTGAAGAAATCACCTACGACGAAGCGCCGCTTCAGGAGTATCGCGCGGGGAAGCTCGGAGACATGGCGCTTGAGAAACGTTCTGACTTCCGCATCCTCTCGCTGCAGGAAAAGCTCTACCGTGATGTCGTTCGCAGCGAGGAAGCCGACTACTACCCTTCCCTCCAGGCCTTTGCATCCTACCGGTATGGACGTCCGGGCGTCGATCAGATCAGCAATGAATGGATGGATTATTACACTGCCGGCGTAAAACTGCAATGGAACCTCTGGTCCTGGGGAGGTGATCGTGCGGAGGTGGCGCAGCAGCAAATCGCGTTGAAGGAAACCGAGAGCAAGCGCAGCCGGCTCCGCGGCAGAATACTCACGGGTATTGACCGCATCGTCAACGAACTCGACGTCCTGCAGGCAACACGATCCGTACTTGAACGCCAGGTCGAGGAGAACGCCACCAAGCAGCAGCTGGTCCGTGCCCGGTTTACGCAGGGACTGGCGACGGCGACGGAACTGGTGGACGCCGAAACCGCGACGACCACCGCCCGGTTGCAGCGCGAACAGAATGAAATACGCTATGCCATGAAGCTCACCGAACTTGCCGTTGAAACTGGATGGAATTAA
- a CDS encoding TetR/AcrR family transcriptional regulator has protein sequence MLSDRSYSESEEKIFLAAIDVFSKRGKQGARLQEIADQAGLNKALIHYYFRNKERLYDEVFVFVIRHFFLRLASTIPENASFDEMLKHFIDRYMDLLSEKPALPLFILRDIADGEPLLGAKMREIFLPEGKNVPQVFIRGFERAVRQGEIRDLGAAQTLITVMGSCIYIFAAFPVISAVLPEIAEQRTAFLEERKRHIYDILMNGLKPRTELHS, from the coding sequence ATGTTAAGCGATCGCAGTTACTCAGAAAGCGAAGAGAAGATTTTCCTGGCCGCCATCGATGTATTCAGCAAGCGCGGGAAGCAGGGAGCGCGGCTGCAGGAAATCGCGGATCAGGCAGGATTGAACAAGGCGCTGATTCACTACTACTTCCGCAACAAGGAGCGGTTGTACGATGAGGTGTTCGTGTTCGTCATCCGCCATTTCTTCCTTCGTCTTGCATCGACTATTCCTGAAAACGCTTCGTTCGATGAGATGCTGAAGCACTTCATCGACCGGTACATGGATCTCCTGAGTGAGAAACCCGCGCTGCCGCTGTTCATTCTGCGCGACATCGCCGACGGTGAACCCCTGCTGGGAGCAAAGATGCGGGAGATCTTTCTTCCGGAGGGAAAGAACGTCCCTCAGGTATTCATCCGGGGCTTCGAGCGAGCGGTGCGCCAGGGTGAGATTCGGGACCTCGGCGCCGCACAGACGCTGATCACGGTGATGGGATCCTGCATTTATATTTTCGCGGCCTTCCCGGTGATTTCAGCGGTACTGCCTGAGATTGCAGAGCAGCGGACGGCATTTCTCGAAGAACGCAAGCGTCATATCTACGACATACTGATGAACGGACTCAAACCACGAACGGAGCTGCACTCATGA
- a CDS encoding archaemetzincin, whose product MRSMQVVRIIPLGAHPRDVSFQSLIMGLEQVLPLQCRVEAIPMDIDAALDSSRKQYHSTELLANLVSLPERGEQRVLGITPYDLFIPVLTFVFGQAQLNNRAALFSTFRLHNEFYGMPHAAETLQSRCLKEALHELGHTFGLRHCLELPCVMNSSTYVEDIDLKPADFCLPCREHLQDVC is encoded by the coding sequence GTGCGCAGTATGCAGGTCGTCCGCATTATACCGCTCGGCGCGCATCCCCGGGATGTCTCTTTCCAGTCCCTCATCATGGGACTGGAACAGGTGCTGCCCCTGCAGTGCCGCGTAGAGGCGATTCCCATGGATATCGATGCCGCACTCGACTCGTCCCGCAAGCAGTACCACAGCACGGAATTGCTTGCGAACCTGGTTTCACTGCCCGAACGGGGTGAGCAGCGCGTCCTCGGTATCACCCCATACGATCTGTTCATTCCCGTCCTCACCTTCGTCTTCGGGCAGGCGCAGCTCAATAACCGCGCCGCGCTGTTCTCGACGTTCCGCCTCCACAATGAATTCTACGGTATGCCGCATGCCGCCGAGACGCTGCAATCCCGCTGCCTCAAGGAGGCGCTGCATGAACTCGGGCACACCTTCGGACTCCGGCACTGCCTTGAGCTGCCCTGCGTGATGAACTCCTCCACTTACGTCGAAGACATCGATCTCAAACCTGCGGATTTCTGTTTGCCTTGCCGCGAACATCTGCAGGACGTATGTTGA